A part of Halodesulfovibrio marinisediminis DSM 17456 genomic DNA contains:
- a CDS encoding RrF2 family transcriptional regulator has translation MKFTTRSRYATRMLLDIAMNEEDGPVSIKDVAMRQEMSIKYLEKLMRDLKKEGYLTSTLGAKGGYHLARNPSRIRLGELVQALEKTEPCYGCDENHSCCPRIHVCLTRTMWEEASKAMYQKLNQFSLADLIRDTSLCPKNQPDSVPPRI, from the coding sequence ATGAAATTCACCACACGAAGCCGCTATGCAACACGCATGCTCCTCGACATTGCCATGAACGAGGAAGACGGCCCTGTCTCCATTAAAGACGTGGCTATGCGGCAGGAAATGTCCATTAAGTATTTAGAAAAACTTATGCGTGATCTGAAAAAGGAAGGCTACCTTACCAGTACATTAGGAGCCAAAGGTGGCTACCACCTTGCACGCAATCCTTCCAGAATTCGACTGGGAGAACTGGTACAAGCTCTTGAGAAAACTGAACCTTGCTACGGGTGCGATGAAAACCATTCCTGTTGTCCGCGTATTCATGTCTGTCTCACCCGCACCATGTGGGAAGAAGCATCAAAGGCTATGTATCAAAAACTCAACCAGTTCTCTTTAGCAGACCTTATCCGCGATACATCTCTGTGCCCTAAAAACCAGCCGGACTCTGTTCCACCCCGAATCTAA
- a CDS encoding response regulator gives MRKRILVIEEDPNVLEYMINFLQSGDYDAVGAQNGNTALDLAAMTPFDLITLNMEMLNDSGAVVYKELASGNYNRETPFIFVGGPKEIHQAIPNAVATVNKPFDPDRMLTIIRQTLGE, from the coding sequence ATGAGAAAACGTATCCTTGTCATTGAGGAAGATCCGAATGTCCTCGAGTACATGATCAATTTTCTACAGTCTGGTGATTACGATGCGGTGGGCGCACAAAACGGAAACACCGCCCTCGATCTTGCTGCTATGACACCATTTGATCTTATCACCCTGAATATGGAAATGCTTAACGATTCAGGGGCAGTGGTCTACAAAGAACTCGCTTCCGGCAATTATAACAGGGAAACTCCGTTTATCTTTGTGGGTGGTCCCAAAGAAATCCATCAGGCCATCCCAAATGCAGTGGCGACTGTTAACAAGCCATTTGACCCCGACAGGATGCTCACAATCATCCGACAGACTCTCGGCGAATAG
- a CDS encoding YlxR family protein yields the protein MHKAIRKNHTPVRRCVICRTNLPKSELNRYVCIKTESGEIKPVLDEEQVMPGRGYYICNSPECEKRFAKFRGWRK from the coding sequence ATGCACAAAGCCATCCGGAAAAACCATACACCCGTCCGCAGATGTGTGATATGTCGAACCAATTTACCTAAGAGTGAACTTAATCGATATGTTTGCATAAAGACAGAATCCGGTGAAATTAAACCTGTTCTTGATGAAGAACAGGTAATGCCGGGTCGAGGTTACTATATCTGCAACAGCCCAGAGTGCGAAAAACGCTTCGCAAAGTTCAGAGGCTGGCGGAAGTAA
- the nusA gene encoding transcription termination factor NusA, whose protein sequence is MSMDIKKAIDQISKDRGLDRGMLIDTLEEAVRTSVIRKFGEDLDVEVSFNEDNGEIEVFQFKVVTRDEDIENDITQISIEDAREHDPSVQLDDEIGFRLKVEDLGRIAAQSAKQVIIQRMRDAEQEIIYEEFKDRKGDILSGIVQRRDKAGWIINLGRTEALLPKDEQIPREHYKRGDRVQALVIDVRKEGRGPQVIVSRSHPDYMAMLFKREVPEVDDGTVVIMNIARDPGSRAKAAVMTRDRDVDPVGACVGIRGSRIQNIVQELRGERIDIVVWSPEIATYARNALSPAVITRIVVDEESNMLEVIVPDNQLTNAIGRKGQNVKLASKLLGWKIDIFTETRYNEGHAIGKGLDQLASVAEVPLQAFVDAGFQTIEKLQEATDEELLTVEGLTESKITDLRTAINFLSSAIEGTLSEEDKNAVIDDDAAEAPVAAEEAPAVEVEEAEETEESVTEKKETE, encoded by the coding sequence ATGAGCATGGATATTAAAAAAGCCATCGACCAGATCAGCAAAGATCGTGGCCTTGACCGAGGCATGCTGATTGACACCTTAGAAGAAGCTGTTCGCACATCAGTTATCCGCAAGTTTGGCGAAGACCTTGATGTGGAAGTTAGCTTTAACGAAGACAACGGTGAAATTGAGGTGTTCCAGTTTAAAGTCGTTACCCGCGATGAAGACATCGAAAACGACATTACCCAAATTTCTATTGAAGATGCTCGTGAACACGACCCTTCAGTACAGCTTGACGACGAAATCGGCTTCCGCCTTAAAGTAGAAGACCTTGGTCGTATTGCTGCACAGTCTGCCAAGCAGGTAATTATCCAGCGCATGCGTGATGCTGAGCAGGAAATTATTTACGAAGAATTTAAAGACAGAAAGGGCGACATCTTAAGCGGTATTGTTCAGCGCCGTGATAAAGCAGGTTGGATCATCAACCTTGGCCGCACTGAAGCACTGTTACCGAAAGATGAGCAGATCCCGCGCGAACACTACAAACGCGGCGACCGTGTTCAGGCTCTTGTCATCGACGTTCGTAAAGAAGGTCGCGGACCTCAGGTTATTGTTTCCCGCTCCCACCCGGACTACATGGCTATGCTCTTCAAGCGTGAAGTTCCGGAAGTTGACGACGGCACCGTTGTTATTATGAACATCGCACGCGATCCAGGCAGCCGCGCAAAAGCTGCTGTTATGACTCGTGACCGTGATGTTGATCCAGTAGGTGCATGTGTCGGTATTCGTGGTTCCCGTATCCAGAACATCGTTCAGGAACTGCGCGGCGAACGCATCGACATCGTTGTATGGAGCCCTGAAATTGCAACCTACGCACGTAATGCATTATCTCCTGCTGTTATTACCCGCATTGTTGTGGATGAAGAAAGTAACATGCTGGAAGTAATCGTTCCGGATAACCAGCTGACCAACGCAATCGGCCGTAAAGGCCAGAACGTTAAGCTTGCATCCAAGCTTCTCGGCTGGAAAATCGATATATTTACTGAAACCCGCTATAACGAAGGTCACGCTATCGGAAAAGGTCTCGACCAGCTTGCAAGTGTGGCAGAAGTTCCACTTCAGGCTTTTGTTGATGCCGGATTCCAGACCATTGAGAAGCTTCAAGAAGCTACTGATGAAGAACTTCTTACTGTTGAAGGACTCACTGAGTCTAAAATTACCGACCTTCGCACTGCCATCAACTTCCTTTCTTCCGCAATTGAGGGAACTCTCTCCGAGGAAGATAAAAATGCTGTGATTGACGATGACGCTGCCGAAGCTCCTGTAGCAGCTGAAGAAGCACCTGCAGTAGAAGTTGAAGAAGCAGAAGAAACTGAAGAGTCCGTAACCGAGAAGAAGGAAACGGAATAA
- the infB gene encoding translation initiation factor IF-2, producing MSDKKIKVKELKTELDVPTKDILSALRELGVSAKSGETSIPTEMIEQVRDHIKNGPAKKEVMRKETSSGVIVRRRKKAAKPADAKPAEKKQAAEAEKVQEEVKEAPAKKEAPKAKIVTPKKETKPEPAAESAKPAKDEAPKVRVVKPEELAKPEAKKKTADTPQQPAKAEAPKKEQKPAPEAKKEVAPKAKVVEAKKVEKAEAAPKKAAPAKAVAQEKAEAADAEGAKKKKKPAKKREEAPEAPATPQVRIISRPDPAVAAAEAREREQRAARPQQRRDDRGGRPAGGQRRDDRGGRPGGGQGRPGGQGRPGGQGRPSGAPRPGGAPRPGGAPRPGPNFTDAPAPDKADPRKKRGKGKRTVDFNQRDAFDKKKRGGKDAFASDEWQRNKRKRKKQEPTPSTQPLKAAKRKVKIEDHIRVSDLAHQMGIKGSEIIKVLMQLGVMATINQSLDYDTAVVVAGEFKYEIEKVGFSEEDYLTPREEDKAEDLEIRPPVVTIMGHVDHGKTSLLDAIRKSSITDREAGGITQHIGAYHVTTPTGALCFLDTPGHEAFTAMRARGAKVTDIVILVVAADDGVMEQTREAVAHAKAAEVPIIVAVNKMDKEGANPDRVMRELSEIGLVAESWGGDTIFANVSAKTRLGLEDLLEILALQAEVLELKANPNKPARGHIVEAKLDKGRGPVATVLVQEGTLKQGDIFVCGTFSGRVRAMFNDQGKKVQEAGPSTPVEVQGFDGVPEAGEEFVALDDEKVARRIADQRSIKERERALARESKVTLETFLASRADAEEAQVLNVVLKADVQGSVEAIVDALKKQATEKVKVDVIHAGAGSITESDILLASASNAVIIGFNVRPTVKVKEVAEQEGVDIRFYDIIYKLVEEVRAAMAGILAPIVKEQYLGQATVRDTFSVPKVGVIAGCHVDDGKITRNAGVRLLRDGVVIYTGTISSLKRFKDDAKEVMKGYECGIGLERFNDIKVGDAIEAFEEVEEAATL from the coding sequence ATGAGTGATAAGAAAATTAAAGTTAAAGAATTAAAAACAGAGCTGGATGTACCTACCAAGGATATCCTTTCAGCTCTGCGCGAGCTTGGGGTCTCCGCAAAGAGCGGTGAAACCTCTATACCGACTGAAATGATAGAGCAGGTTCGCGACCATATAAAAAACGGTCCGGCTAAAAAAGAAGTAATGCGCAAAGAGACTTCCTCTGGCGTTATTGTTCGCCGCCGTAAAAAAGCTGCTAAGCCAGCTGACGCAAAGCCTGCAGAAAAGAAACAGGCAGCCGAAGCAGAGAAGGTACAGGAAGAAGTGAAAGAAGCTCCTGCAAAAAAAGAAGCTCCTAAAGCGAAAATTGTTACCCCTAAAAAGGAAACAAAACCTGAACCTGCTGCGGAAAGTGCCAAACCTGCTAAAGATGAGGCACCAAAGGTGCGTGTAGTGAAACCTGAAGAACTTGCTAAGCCGGAAGCCAAAAAGAAAACTGCTGATACCCCCCAGCAGCCTGCTAAAGCTGAAGCTCCTAAGAAAGAGCAGAAGCCGGCTCCTGAAGCAAAAAAAGAAGTTGCTCCTAAGGCTAAAGTTGTGGAAGCGAAAAAAGTTGAAAAAGCTGAGGCTGCTCCTAAAAAAGCTGCTCCTGCAAAAGCAGTAGCTCAGGAAAAAGCCGAAGCTGCTGACGCCGAAGGCGCAAAGAAAAAGAAAAAGCCAGCTAAAAAACGTGAGGAAGCTCCGGAAGCTCCGGCTACCCCTCAGGTTCGTATTATTTCCCGTCCTGACCCTGCTGTGGCTGCAGCAGAAGCCAGAGAACGCGAACAACGTGCTGCCCGTCCTCAGCAGCGTCGTGATGACCGTGGCGGTCGTCCAGCCGGTGGCCAGCGTCGTGATGATCGCGGTGGTCGTCCGGGCGGTGGACAGGGTCGTCCAGGTGGTCAGGGTCGTCCAGGTGGCCAGGGTCGTCCAAGCGGCGCTCCACGTCCAGGTGGCGCTCCACGTCCAGGCGGCGCTCCACGTCCAGGACCAAACTTTACTGATGCTCCAGCACCTGACAAAGCCGATCCACGCAAAAAGCGCGGCAAGGGTAAACGCACTGTAGACTTCAACCAGCGTGATGCTTTCGATAAGAAAAAACGCGGTGGTAAGGATGCTTTTGCTTCTGATGAATGGCAGCGCAACAAACGCAAGCGCAAAAAGCAAGAGCCAACTCCATCTACCCAGCCTCTTAAGGCCGCTAAGCGTAAAGTCAAAATTGAAGATCACATCCGTGTATCCGACCTTGCTCACCAGATGGGTATTAAAGGTTCCGAGATCATTAAGGTCCTCATGCAGCTTGGTGTAATGGCTACCATTAACCAGTCTCTTGATTATGATACTGCGGTTGTTGTTGCGGGTGAGTTCAAGTACGAAATCGAAAAAGTAGGTTTCTCCGAAGAAGATTACCTCACTCCACGTGAAGAAGATAAAGCAGAAGATTTGGAAATCAGACCTCCTGTTGTTACCATCATGGGTCACGTTGACCACGGTAAAACTTCTTTGCTTGATGCTATCCGCAAATCCAGCATTACCGACCGAGAAGCAGGTGGTATTACCCAGCACATTGGTGCGTACCACGTTACTACCCCTACCGGTGCACTCTGCTTCCTCGATACCCCTGGTCACGAAGCGTTTACCGCTATGCGTGCCCGTGGTGCGAAGGTAACAGATATTGTTATTCTTGTTGTTGCTGCTGACGACGGTGTAATGGAGCAGACCCGTGAGGCTGTTGCACACGCCAAAGCTGCGGAAGTACCTATCATCGTAGCAGTTAACAAAATGGATAAAGAAGGTGCAAACCCAGACCGTGTAATGCGCGAGCTTTCCGAAATCGGACTCGTTGCAGAATCATGGGGCGGTGACACCATCTTCGCTAACGTATCCGCTAAAACTAGACTCGGTCTCGAAGATCTTCTCGAAATTCTTGCTCTGCAGGCTGAAGTTCTTGAACTGAAAGCTAACCCGAACAAGCCAGCACGTGGTCACATTGTTGAAGCTAAGCTCGACAAAGGCCGCGGTCCAGTTGCTACCGTACTCGTTCAGGAAGGTACCCTGAAACAGGGCGACATCTTCGTATGTGGCACCTTCTCAGGTCGTGTACGTGCAATGTTCAACGATCAAGGCAAAAAAGTTCAGGAAGCAGGTCCTTCTACTCCAGTAGAAGTACAGGGCTTTGACGGTGTACCTGAAGCTGGTGAAGAGTTTGTAGCTCTCGACGACGAAAAAGTTGCACGCCGCATCGCGGATCAGCGTTCCATTAAAGAACGTGAACGTGCTCTTGCTCGTGAGTCTAAAGTTACTCTCGAAACCTTCCTCGCAAGCCGTGCCGACGCTGAAGAAGCTCAGGTTCTCAACGTTGTTCTTAAAGCTGACGTACAGGGTTCTGTTGAAGCGATTGTTGATGCTCTGAAGAAACAGGCTACAGAGAAGGTAAAAGTGGATGTTATCCACGCTGGTGCAGGTTCCATTACCGAATCCGATATTCTTCTCGCTTCTGCTTCCAACGCAGTTATCATCGGCTTTAACGTTCGCCCAACCGTGAAAGTTAAAGAAGTTGCTGAACAGGAAGGCGTTGACATCCGCTTCTACGACATTATCTACAAACTCGTAGAAGAAGTACGCGCAGCAATGGCCGGTATTCTTGCTCCTATCGTTAAGGAACAGTACCTCGGTCAGGCAACCGTGCGTGATACTTTCAGCGTACCAAAAGTTGGTGTTATTGCCGGTTGTCACGTTGACGATGGTAAAATCACCCGTAACGCTGGCGTTCGCCTGCTTCGCGATGGTGTAGTAATCTACACCGGTACCATCTCTTCCCTGAAGCGCTTCAAAGATGACGCTAAAGAAGTAATGAAGGGCTACGAGTGTGGTATTGGCCTCGAACGTTTCAACGACATCAAAGTTGGTGACGCTATCGAAGCATTCGAAGAAGTTGAAGAAGCCGCAACTCTGTAA
- a CDS encoding LSm family protein: protein MTGNGLYQQIKDIITPLVEDAELTLWGFELGSGQRMVVRIYVEGPDGVTIDQCAKLSRHIGLTLEVEDVLSDAYTLEVSSPGLERPFFSAEQVANYIGKPIAIVLRDPHDDFPGRRKFQGEVKSVTDNTIVLTLPDDEGDLTVDWNDLKKAHLVHIFPDTSKGKKKK, encoded by the coding sequence ATGACCGGAAACGGACTGTACCAACAGATCAAAGATATCATTACACCACTTGTTGAGGATGCAGAACTCACTCTTTGGGGGTTTGAGCTCGGCTCCGGCCAACGTATGGTGGTTAGAATTTATGTAGAAGGCCCTGACGGTGTAACCATCGACCAGTGCGCCAAGCTTTCCAGACACATTGGCTTGACGCTCGAAGTAGAAGACGTTCTCTCTGATGCATACACACTGGAAGTTTCTTCACCAGGCCTTGAACGCCCGTTTTTCTCAGCAGAGCAGGTTGCCAACTACATTGGCAAACCGATTGCTATAGTACTGCGCGACCCGCATGATGATTTCCCGGGACGCCGTAAATTCCAAGGCGAAGTCAAGTCCGTAACCGACAATACTATTGTTCTCACCCTTCCGGATGATGAGGGCGACCTGACTGTCGATTGGAATGATCTGAAAAAAGCACACTTGGTACACATTTTTCCTGATACCAGCAAAGGCAAGAAAAAGAAGTAG